TCATAGCGAACATGGACAATTAGACGGTAATCGTTACCTTTGATGTTAAAGACCACACGATTATTCGGCAAAATACTAGCATTCGCATAAACTCTTTTAATGTCGGCTGGAGTTTGCCATTGCATAGAAGAGACATCATGAAACCAAGCCTTTAAGGGTTGTTCTGCGTCGGCGTGTCGTTCCCAAAATGCTCGTAAGGTACTCCGAGCAATAATTCTCACTTTATCAT
This DNA window, taken from Cyanobacteria bacterium GSL.Bin1, encodes the following:
- a CDS encoding type II toxin-antitoxin system HigB family toxin yields the protein MRIIARSTLRAFWERHADAEQPLKAWFHDVSSMQWQTPADIKRVYANASILPNNRVVFNIKGNDYRLIVHVRYDIGIIFIRFVGTHQEYDKVDATTI